The Camelus bactrianus isolate YW-2024 breed Bactrian camel chromosome 13, ASM4877302v1, whole genome shotgun sequence nucleotide sequence CTTGAACGTCCCATCACCTCCCCAAGTCAACATTTCCCCTGCAGTCCTGCACCCCCGCTGGATCACCTTAGCTTTTCCCATTCATGCTGAAGCCAAGGGAACTTCATTATGTATTTTGCCCTAgatttcagtttccaagtgcccaGAAGAAAGCTTTTGAGAGAGGCAACCAACTAGTCAGGGGTATATGACAGACTCTGTATGATAGAATGTTCTGTTGCTACAGTGTGGACATGAGCTGGAGCTGAGCTGGATGGTCCTGGGACGTCCTAAGCCTCTCAGAATCTCAAACAGGTCAGCCCCAAGCGAGGCAAGTCTCGTCGGGTGGAAAGTTCCCTGAGGGCTGTAACTCTCCCGAGGGGCAGGGTACAGCTCTTGACTCAAACTGGGCAGCCCGGCGGTGTGTCGCAGCAGCTTCTCCATGGTGGCCATGGAGAAGAAGTTCCCACACAGGCTCAAGGACTTGAGCTGGGAGCAGCGGCTCAGGGCGGGCAGGATGGCCTCCAGATGTGAGTCCATGATTCTACACTGATCTAAGTCCAGTTCCTGCAGGGTGGCTGCAACTTTCTCCAGCAGAACTTGGAGGAGCTCAGGACTAAAGTTGGTCAGTGTGACACCATGCAGATCCAGGCCCTTTAGCTGCCGGATGCTTGGGCACTGGGACAGGTGGGCCAAGTCTGACTCTGTTAGCTGACAGCTGGTTATTGAGAGGTTGTCCAGGGGATTCTTCAGGCACCTGGGGAGAAATGGAAGAATTAGGTCTGGGAAGCTGGGGTGGCAGGTGAGAGACAAATAAATGGCTTGCTCAAGGCCAAGTCTGTTCTGACCATCTGGTCCTGATCAATACCCAGAATGCCTTTCACTTTCATTGTTGTGTGACGGGGGCAAGTTCAGAACCTTGGAAGCTTTCTTTCCTCAGCGGTCAGGCAGAGTGCAACATACTCCACTTCCTTATGAAGATGGAAGTAGACAATGGAATGTCCTAGAATATGCTCAAAGGAGAGCCTGATACAGTCTCAGTCAAGTGCGGGTATCACTGAATTTTTACTTTGTGAGACAAGACCAAACATGCTTTCAACTCAGGTTCCTTCAGTCCATGCTTGGCCCCTAGGTACCCAGACCTCTGGCCAGGCGAGGCTCCTGGGTAGCGTGCATGAAGATCTCTGTCTGGGCCAGACCCCGAACACCAGCAGGGCTTGCCGGTGTGCAGGGGCTCACTCCCATCTGTCAACAAACCATCTACCACTTTTTATCATCCTTTTGACTCCCTCTCTCTTACAGGCATTTCCAGAACCATCCATTTCTTATATATTGATTTCCTCATCGGGAGCACAGAATAACTTTTTACAGACAGGGAATTTGATACAGGCTCATTGTGGTCAAAAACCCTGTGAGCACAGAGCTTCTCTTTAGAAATGCTCAGGTTTGAAGTGGTTTCCACTCCTCAACGCCCTCTTCACTTACATCTTTACTAAGTAATCGGAACATAGATATctcttcttaaggaaaaaaaatcacgaaATCTCCATCACTAGATCTGAATACCCCAGTCTATAGCTTCCTAGCATGGTGACCCTTTCTAGAACTTCTACCTTCTTGATTTGGGTAGTTATGTGATACCCCACCTCAGGGTGGAGCAGCGAAGGAAGCAATGCATCGGAGGGTCTAGTGTTGTGTGCACTGTCACACTGCCAAAGGTGGCATCCTCACCTGAGCATCTGGTCCAGGCGACCTTCGAGGAATGAGGGAGATTCCATATAGAGATCCCGGAGGTGGTGCAGCCTGAGGAACTGAGAGGTAAATTGGACAACATACTGCTGCTCCTGCCTGGTAGGTATATACACGTGGACACGGGAGAGAAAGAATATCCGCACATTAGACATCTGACCCAGGAGAGGAGCAAATGAGGCCAGGGTGGGCAGAGTCCAGTTGCAGTCCACGTGTAACTCCTGGATACAGCCCAGCTGCACCTTTCTCAGGACATCCATAACATTCATAATGGGCTCTGAAAGAATGCTCAGCATCTTACAGCACAGGTGTATGGaaccttctctcttctccacccACCCCATCAGGTAGGATAAGAATTCATCCAGTTTCCTTTCATCGAGGGAAAGTCCTATGAACACCTTCAAGGCAGGCAAGGGCTGCTCTGTCCTTGAACTGTCCTCAGCCACTGGTGCCATCGATGAACTTGAGGACGCATCAGGGGCTCTGGCTCCAGACCATGTGTTCCAGAAGTCCTGGCCCGTATTCCTTAAATCCAGCACCTGCAGTTTGCACCTCCTGTGGGGAAACAGCAGATTGCATGGGATGCTTAACGATCCACGCTGAATGAAACCAGAGTCCCAGAACTTAGGCAACACCCAGACTCCTCCCTGTGCTTCTACTTCACCTTCCCGACACCCTGCTGccttccctccttttccctcATTTTCCTCCGTCTCCTTTTCCCCTTCCATCCTTCCTGCTTCTCCACTTCTAGTACATTTGAGCATCACTAGAAGAAGCTAAGGACATGTTCTTCAGGTCCCCTGCATCTTAAGCACCTCTACACATCAGGGAGGCATTGCCCAAAGTGAGCTCAGCAGTAGCCAAGGCCTCTGAGCTTCTTCATTGGCATCATCAGAAGCTTCTGGTCCCTCCCTTGGCTAGTCACTTAGGACACCGGCTGTCTCTTCAAGGACCTCTAGTACCCTACCAGGCCACGTGGATCAGACTCACCTTGGGGGAGCCTTCTGGGCCAGCAGGACGTCGAGCCCATCCAGCACTGCCTGGAAGGTCTCCTCCTGAGGCATGTGCATCAGGCCCCCCAGAGGCAGGCGGACAAAGGGCCAGGCTTGCACCAGGGCCTTCAGGGTCTCGCTGTGTCTCCCATTGAAGGCCTCCAG carries:
- the LOC105071147 gene encoding PRAME family member 12-like, which translates into the protein MRVQSPPRLWNLAAVSLLRDNEASAIAALEYLPAELFPPLFLEAFNGRHSETLKALVQAWPFVRLPLGGLMHMPQEETFQAVLDGLDVLLAQKAPPRRCKLQVLDLRNTGQDFWNTWSGARAPDASSSSSMAPVAEDSSRTEQPLPALKVFIGLSLDERKLDEFLSYLMGWVEKREGSIHLCCKMLSILSEPIMNVMDVLRKVQLGCIQELHVDCNWTLPTLASFAPLLGQMSNVRIFFLSRVHVYIPTRQEQQYVVQFTSQFLRLHHLRDLYMESPSFLEGRLDQMLRCLKNPLDNLSITSCQLTESDLAHLSQCPSIRQLKGLDLHGVTLTNFSPELLQVLLEKVAATLQELDLDQCRIMDSHLEAILPALSRCSQLKSLSLCGNFFSMATMEKLLRHTAGLPSLSQELYPAPRESYSPQGTFHPTRLASLGADLFEILRGLGRPRTIQLSSSSCPHCSNRTFYHTESVIYP